In one window of Mauremys reevesii isolate NIE-2019 linkage group 22, ASM1616193v1, whole genome shotgun sequence DNA:
- the HIF3A gene encoding hypoxia-inducible factor 3-alpha isoform X4: MRAGPGLEWGAASPEVCLPATPTFKEQSYPRAAIGPEVLGCAGSGLSASRSTTELRKEKSRDAARCRRSKETEVFYQLAHTLPFARGVSAHLDKASIMRLTISYLRMHKLITSEEWRGQPEQVDACYLKALDGFVMVLTEEGDMAYLSENVSKHLGLTQLELIGHSVFDFIHPCDQEELQDVLSPRQGFSKKKEVKTERSFSLRMKSTLTSRGRTVNLKSATWKVLHCAGHMRSYTPAREGLEEAEGGYAEPPLRCLVLICEAIPHPANIETPLDSSTFLSQHSMDMKFTYCDERIAEVAGYTPDELLGCSIYEYIHALDSDAVSKSVHTLLSKGQVVTGQYRFLAKSGGYLWAQTQATVISNSKNSQPESVVCVHFVLSQVEETGVVLSLEQTERQGEGRRLPPEPDPARQANGSSEELEPDTGETILNLSFERHGPRLLAFLRPAHVSEVELQRDPRRFCSPDLQRLLGPIFDPPGGRANREGAPRARSSPRPLEAGGPPQDSAKSAAPAELLFDMENVQKLFASTQEAVETALQDYEALDLEMLAPYISMDDDFQLSSTDQPPWLAEKRGDPAAARGTGPPPPSASPPPRPRSSSFHGVSAREPDLPGLPRWGSETSLSQPRSLQPPEEEPMELEGPGSPPTAPPGGNRRDHAASHLGARKRALELNLEEEGADFLEAAPLKRAHGSEPDGFLLPSLNLGFLLSVEEGLDAGVPRGGMVLGRKLLALEEPMALLGDMLPFVVDGPALSQLALYDGEDEALEQSGGHFQPGEELLGELDQAT; this comes from the exons ATGAGAGCAGGTCCGGGGCTCGAGTGGGGGGCAGCCAGCCCTGAAGTTTGCCTTCCAGCCACCCCGACGTTTAAGGAACAAAGTTATCCGAGGGCGGCTATCGGGCCGGAGGTGCTGGGCTGTGCTGGGAGCGGGCTGAGCGCCAG CCGGTCTACGACGGAGCTCCGCAAAGAGAAGTCGCGGGACGCGGCGCGATGCCGCCGGAGCAAGGAGACGGAGGTGTTCTACCAGCTGGCCCACACCCTGCCCTTCGCCCGGGGGGTCAGCGCCCACCTGGACAAGGCCTCCATCATGCGCCTCACCATCAGCTACCTGCGGATGCACAAACTCATCACCTCGG AGGAGTGGCGCGGGCAGCCGGAGCAGGTGGACGCCTGTTACCTGAAGGCCCTGGATGGTTTCGTCATGGTGCTGACGGAGGAGGGCGACATGGCTTATCTGTCAGAGAATGTCAGCAAGCACCTGGGGCTGACCCAG cTGGAGCTGATTGGACACAGCGTCTTCGATTTCATCCACCCCTGTGACCAGGAGGAGCTGCAGGATGTGCTGAGCCCCCGGCAGG GCTTCTCTAAGAAGAAGGAGGTGAAGACCGAGCGCAGCTTCTCCTTGCGCATGAAGAGCACCCTGACCAGCAGGGGGCGCACCGTCAACCTCAAGTCGGCCACCTGGAag gtgcTGCATTGCGCCGGCCACATGCGGTCCTACACGCCGGCGCGGGAGGGCCTGGAGGAGGCGGAGGGGGGGTATGCGGAGCCCCCCCTGCGCTGCCTGGTGCTGATCTGCgaggccatcccccaccccgcCAACATCGAGACCCCACTGGACAGCAGCACCTTCCTCAGCCAGCACAGCATGGACATGAAATTCACCTACTGCGACGAGAG GATCGCGGAGGTGGCAGGGTACACGCCTGACGAGCTGCTGGGCTGCTCCATCTACGAGTACATCCACGCCCTGGACTCCGACGCCGTCAGCAAGAGCGTCCACACCC TGCTGAGCAAAGGGCAGGTGGTGACGGGCCAGTACCGTTTCCTGGCCAAGAGCGGGGGCTACCTGTGGGCTCAGACCCAGGCCACCGTTATCTCCAACAGCAAGAACTCCCAGCCTGAGAGCGTCGTCTGCGTCCACTTCGTCCTCAG CCAGGTGGAGGAGACGGGCGTGGTTCTGTCGCTGGAGCAGACCGAACGCCAGGGTGAGGGGCGGCGCCTGCCACCGGAGCCTGACCCTGCCCGCCAGGCCAACGGGAGCTCTGAGGAACTGGAGCCAGACACCGGGGAGACCATACTCAACCTCAGCTTCG AGCGGCACGGCCCCCGGCTCCTGGCCTTCCTGCGCCCGGCCCACGTGAGCGAGGTGGAGCTGCAGCGCGACCCGCGCCGGTTCTGCAGCCCCGACCTGCAGCGGCTGCTGGGACCCATCTTCGACCCACCCGGAGGCCGCGCCAACAGGGAGGGGGCCCCGCGGGCACggtcctccccccgccccctcgaGGCCGGCGGGCCGCCCCAGGACTCTGCCAAGAGCGCCGCCCCG GCCGAGCTGCTCTTTGACATGGAGAACGTGCAGAAGCTCTTCGCCTCCACCCAGGAGGCCGTGGAGACGGCGCTGCAG GATTACGAAGCGCTCGACCTGGAGATGCTGGCTCCGTACATCTCGATGGACGACGATTTCCAGCTCAGTAGCACCGACCAGCCCCCCTGGCTGGCCGAGAAGCGGGGTGATCCTGCCGCGGCCAGGGGAACAGGCCCCCCGCCGCCATCTGCCTCGCCCCCACCGCGTCCTCGCTCCAGCAGCTTCCATGGGGTGTCTGCCCGTGAACCCGACCTGCCCGGCCTGCCCCGCTGGGGCAGCGAGACCAGCCTGAGCCAGCCCCggtccctccagcccccagaggAGGAGCCCATGGAGCTGGAAGGGCCTGGGTCACCACCAACAGCGCCCCCAGGAGGCAACCGCAGGGATCACGCTGCCTCACACCTGGGGGCTAGGAAGAG ggcCTTGGAGCTGAACCTGGAGGAGGAAGGGGCCGACTTCCTGGAGGCAGCGCCCCTGAAGCGCGCCCATGGCTCCGAACCTGACGGcttcctgctgccctccctcAACCTG GGTTTCCTGCTGAGTGTGGAGGAGGGGCTGGACGCCGGGGTTCCCCGGGGTGGCATGGTGCTAGGGCGGAAGCTGCTGGCCCTGGAGGAACCAATGG ccctacTGGGTGACATGCTGCCCTTCGTGGTGGATGGTCCAGCGCTCTCCCAGCTGGCCCTGTACGACGGTGAGGATGAGGCCTTGGAGCAGAGTGGTGGGCACTTCCAGCCAGGCGAGGAGCTCCTGGGGGAGCTGGACCAGGCCACCTGA
- the HIF3A gene encoding hypoxia-inducible factor 3-alpha isoform X6, which translates to MRAGPGLEWGAASPEVCLPATPTFKEQSYPRAAIGPEVLGCAGSGLSASRSTTELRKEKSRDAARCRRSKETEVFYQLAHTLPFARGVSAHLDKASIMRLTISYLRMHKLITSEEWRGQPEQVDACYLKALDGFVMVLTEEGDMAYLSENVSKHLGLTQLELIGHSVFDFIHPCDQEELQDVLSPRQGFSKKKEVKTERSFSLRMKSTLTSRGRTVNLKSATWKVLHCAGHMRSYTPAREGLEEAEGGYAEPPLRCLVLICEAIPHPANIETPLDSSTFLSQHSMDMKFTYCDERIAEVAGYTPDELLGCSIYEYIHALDSDAVSKSVHTLLSKGQVVTGQYRFLAKSGGYLWAQTQATVISNSKNSQPESVVCVHFVLSQVEETGVVLSLEQTERQGEGRRLPPEPDPARQANGSSEELEPDTGETILNLSFERHGPRLLAFLRPAHVSEVELQRDPRRFCSPDLQRLLGPIFDPPGGRANREGAPRARSSPRPLEAGGPPQDSAKSAAPAELLFDMENVQKLFASTQEAVETALQDYEALDLEMLAPYISMDDDFQLSSTDQPPWLAEKRGDPAAARGTGPPPPSASPPPRPRSSSFHGVSAREPDLPGLPRWGSETSLSQPRSLQPPEEEPMELEGPGSPPTAPPGGNRRDHAASHLGARKRALELNLEEEGADFLEAAPLKRAHGSEPDGFLLPSLNLVPPTTGFPAECGGGAGRRGSPGWHGARAEAAGPGGTNGPTG; encoded by the exons ATGAGAGCAGGTCCGGGGCTCGAGTGGGGGGCAGCCAGCCCTGAAGTTTGCCTTCCAGCCACCCCGACGTTTAAGGAACAAAGTTATCCGAGGGCGGCTATCGGGCCGGAGGTGCTGGGCTGTGCTGGGAGCGGGCTGAGCGCCAG CCGGTCTACGACGGAGCTCCGCAAAGAGAAGTCGCGGGACGCGGCGCGATGCCGCCGGAGCAAGGAGACGGAGGTGTTCTACCAGCTGGCCCACACCCTGCCCTTCGCCCGGGGGGTCAGCGCCCACCTGGACAAGGCCTCCATCATGCGCCTCACCATCAGCTACCTGCGGATGCACAAACTCATCACCTCGG AGGAGTGGCGCGGGCAGCCGGAGCAGGTGGACGCCTGTTACCTGAAGGCCCTGGATGGTTTCGTCATGGTGCTGACGGAGGAGGGCGACATGGCTTATCTGTCAGAGAATGTCAGCAAGCACCTGGGGCTGACCCAG cTGGAGCTGATTGGACACAGCGTCTTCGATTTCATCCACCCCTGTGACCAGGAGGAGCTGCAGGATGTGCTGAGCCCCCGGCAGG GCTTCTCTAAGAAGAAGGAGGTGAAGACCGAGCGCAGCTTCTCCTTGCGCATGAAGAGCACCCTGACCAGCAGGGGGCGCACCGTCAACCTCAAGTCGGCCACCTGGAag gtgcTGCATTGCGCCGGCCACATGCGGTCCTACACGCCGGCGCGGGAGGGCCTGGAGGAGGCGGAGGGGGGGTATGCGGAGCCCCCCCTGCGCTGCCTGGTGCTGATCTGCgaggccatcccccaccccgcCAACATCGAGACCCCACTGGACAGCAGCACCTTCCTCAGCCAGCACAGCATGGACATGAAATTCACCTACTGCGACGAGAG GATCGCGGAGGTGGCAGGGTACACGCCTGACGAGCTGCTGGGCTGCTCCATCTACGAGTACATCCACGCCCTGGACTCCGACGCCGTCAGCAAGAGCGTCCACACCC TGCTGAGCAAAGGGCAGGTGGTGACGGGCCAGTACCGTTTCCTGGCCAAGAGCGGGGGCTACCTGTGGGCTCAGACCCAGGCCACCGTTATCTCCAACAGCAAGAACTCCCAGCCTGAGAGCGTCGTCTGCGTCCACTTCGTCCTCAG CCAGGTGGAGGAGACGGGCGTGGTTCTGTCGCTGGAGCAGACCGAACGCCAGGGTGAGGGGCGGCGCCTGCCACCGGAGCCTGACCCTGCCCGCCAGGCCAACGGGAGCTCTGAGGAACTGGAGCCAGACACCGGGGAGACCATACTCAACCTCAGCTTCG AGCGGCACGGCCCCCGGCTCCTGGCCTTCCTGCGCCCGGCCCACGTGAGCGAGGTGGAGCTGCAGCGCGACCCGCGCCGGTTCTGCAGCCCCGACCTGCAGCGGCTGCTGGGACCCATCTTCGACCCACCCGGAGGCCGCGCCAACAGGGAGGGGGCCCCGCGGGCACggtcctccccccgccccctcgaGGCCGGCGGGCCGCCCCAGGACTCTGCCAAGAGCGCCGCCCCG GCCGAGCTGCTCTTTGACATGGAGAACGTGCAGAAGCTCTTCGCCTCCACCCAGGAGGCCGTGGAGACGGCGCTGCAG GATTACGAAGCGCTCGACCTGGAGATGCTGGCTCCGTACATCTCGATGGACGACGATTTCCAGCTCAGTAGCACCGACCAGCCCCCCTGGCTGGCCGAGAAGCGGGGTGATCCTGCCGCGGCCAGGGGAACAGGCCCCCCGCCGCCATCTGCCTCGCCCCCACCGCGTCCTCGCTCCAGCAGCTTCCATGGGGTGTCTGCCCGTGAACCCGACCTGCCCGGCCTGCCCCGCTGGGGCAGCGAGACCAGCCTGAGCCAGCCCCggtccctccagcccccagaggAGGAGCCCATGGAGCTGGAAGGGCCTGGGTCACCACCAACAGCGCCCCCAGGAGGCAACCGCAGGGATCACGCTGCCTCACACCTGGGGGCTAGGAAGAG ggcCTTGGAGCTGAACCTGGAGGAGGAAGGGGCCGACTTCCTGGAGGCAGCGCCCCTGAAGCGCGCCCATGGCTCCGAACCTGACGGcttcctgctgccctccctcAACCTGGTACCACCGACGACTG GGTTTCCTGCTGAGTGTGGAGGAGGGGCTGGACGCCGGGGTTCCCCGGGGTGGCATGGTGCTAGGGCGGAAGCTGCTGGCCCTGGAGGAACCAATGG ccctacTGGGTGA
- the HIF3A gene encoding hypoxia-inducible factor 3-alpha isoform X7 produces MRAGPGLEWGAASPEVCLPATPTFKEQSYPRAAIGPEVLGCAGSGLSASRSTTELRKEKSRDAARCRRSKETEVFYQLAHTLPFARGVSAHLDKASIMRLTISYLRMHKLITSEEWRGQPEQVDACYLKALDGFVMVLTEEGDMAYLSENVSKHLGLTQLELIGHSVFDFIHPCDQEELQDVLSPRQGFSKKKEVKTERSFSLRMKSTLTSRGRTVNLKSATWKVLHCAGHMRSYTPAREGLEEAEGGYAEPPLRCLVLICEAIPHPANIETPLDSSTFLSQHSMDMKFTYCDERIAEVAGYTPDELLGCSIYEYIHALDSDAVSKSVHTLLSKGQVVTGQYRFLAKSGGYLWAQTQATVISNSKNSQPESVVCVHFVLSQVEETGVVLSLEQTERQGEGRRLPPEPDPARQANGSSEELEPDTGETILNLSFERHGPRLLAFLRPAHVSEVELQRDPRRFCSPDLQRLLGPIFDPPGGRANREGAPRARSSPRPLEAGGPPQDSAKSAAPAELLFDMENVQKLFASTQEAVETALQDYEALDLEMLAPYISMDDDFQLSSTDQPPWLAEKRGDPAAARGTGPPPPSASPPPRPRSSSFHGVSAREPDLPGLPRWGSETSLSQPRSLQPPEEEPMELEGPGSPPTAPPGGNRRDHAASHLGARKRALELNLEEEGADFLEAAPLKRAHGSEPDGFLLPSLNLEAPRCRFCPTGEPLLPQCGRGGTCCPR; encoded by the exons ATGAGAGCAGGTCCGGGGCTCGAGTGGGGGGCAGCCAGCCCTGAAGTTTGCCTTCCAGCCACCCCGACGTTTAAGGAACAAAGTTATCCGAGGGCGGCTATCGGGCCGGAGGTGCTGGGCTGTGCTGGGAGCGGGCTGAGCGCCAG CCGGTCTACGACGGAGCTCCGCAAAGAGAAGTCGCGGGACGCGGCGCGATGCCGCCGGAGCAAGGAGACGGAGGTGTTCTACCAGCTGGCCCACACCCTGCCCTTCGCCCGGGGGGTCAGCGCCCACCTGGACAAGGCCTCCATCATGCGCCTCACCATCAGCTACCTGCGGATGCACAAACTCATCACCTCGG AGGAGTGGCGCGGGCAGCCGGAGCAGGTGGACGCCTGTTACCTGAAGGCCCTGGATGGTTTCGTCATGGTGCTGACGGAGGAGGGCGACATGGCTTATCTGTCAGAGAATGTCAGCAAGCACCTGGGGCTGACCCAG cTGGAGCTGATTGGACACAGCGTCTTCGATTTCATCCACCCCTGTGACCAGGAGGAGCTGCAGGATGTGCTGAGCCCCCGGCAGG GCTTCTCTAAGAAGAAGGAGGTGAAGACCGAGCGCAGCTTCTCCTTGCGCATGAAGAGCACCCTGACCAGCAGGGGGCGCACCGTCAACCTCAAGTCGGCCACCTGGAag gtgcTGCATTGCGCCGGCCACATGCGGTCCTACACGCCGGCGCGGGAGGGCCTGGAGGAGGCGGAGGGGGGGTATGCGGAGCCCCCCCTGCGCTGCCTGGTGCTGATCTGCgaggccatcccccaccccgcCAACATCGAGACCCCACTGGACAGCAGCACCTTCCTCAGCCAGCACAGCATGGACATGAAATTCACCTACTGCGACGAGAG GATCGCGGAGGTGGCAGGGTACACGCCTGACGAGCTGCTGGGCTGCTCCATCTACGAGTACATCCACGCCCTGGACTCCGACGCCGTCAGCAAGAGCGTCCACACCC TGCTGAGCAAAGGGCAGGTGGTGACGGGCCAGTACCGTTTCCTGGCCAAGAGCGGGGGCTACCTGTGGGCTCAGACCCAGGCCACCGTTATCTCCAACAGCAAGAACTCCCAGCCTGAGAGCGTCGTCTGCGTCCACTTCGTCCTCAG CCAGGTGGAGGAGACGGGCGTGGTTCTGTCGCTGGAGCAGACCGAACGCCAGGGTGAGGGGCGGCGCCTGCCACCGGAGCCTGACCCTGCCCGCCAGGCCAACGGGAGCTCTGAGGAACTGGAGCCAGACACCGGGGAGACCATACTCAACCTCAGCTTCG AGCGGCACGGCCCCCGGCTCCTGGCCTTCCTGCGCCCGGCCCACGTGAGCGAGGTGGAGCTGCAGCGCGACCCGCGCCGGTTCTGCAGCCCCGACCTGCAGCGGCTGCTGGGACCCATCTTCGACCCACCCGGAGGCCGCGCCAACAGGGAGGGGGCCCCGCGGGCACggtcctccccccgccccctcgaGGCCGGCGGGCCGCCCCAGGACTCTGCCAAGAGCGCCGCCCCG GCCGAGCTGCTCTTTGACATGGAGAACGTGCAGAAGCTCTTCGCCTCCACCCAGGAGGCCGTGGAGACGGCGCTGCAG GATTACGAAGCGCTCGACCTGGAGATGCTGGCTCCGTACATCTCGATGGACGACGATTTCCAGCTCAGTAGCACCGACCAGCCCCCCTGGCTGGCCGAGAAGCGGGGTGATCCTGCCGCGGCCAGGGGAACAGGCCCCCCGCCGCCATCTGCCTCGCCCCCACCGCGTCCTCGCTCCAGCAGCTTCCATGGGGTGTCTGCCCGTGAACCCGACCTGCCCGGCCTGCCCCGCTGGGGCAGCGAGACCAGCCTGAGCCAGCCCCggtccctccagcccccagaggAGGAGCCCATGGAGCTGGAAGGGCCTGGGTCACCACCAACAGCGCCCCCAGGAGGCAACCGCAGGGATCACGCTGCCTCACACCTGGGGGCTAGGAAGAG ggcCTTGGAGCTGAACCTGGAGGAGGAAGGGGCCGACTTCCTGGAGGCAGCGCCCCTGAAGCGCGCCCATGGCTCCGAACCTGACGGcttcctgctgccctccctcAACCTG GAGGCACCTCGCTGCAGATTCTGCCCCACCGGGGAGCCACTCCTGCCCCAATGTGggcggggagggacctgctgccctAGGTAA